Proteins from a single region of Candidatus Omnitrophota bacterium:
- the purE gene encoding 5-(carboxyamino)imidazole ribonucleotide mutase — MPKKTFIAIVMGSDSDMPVMNETAKILRDNGTGYEMKILSAHRSPHDTAKFAASARARGFKVIIAAAGGAAHLAGVIASHTTLPVIGVPMETKELKGIDSLFSTVQMPSGVPVATVSIGVSGARNAGLLALQILSLNDKRIEKQLVKFKKELCDNIRQKNKKCVKCNL; from the coding sequence ATGCCTAAAAAAACATTTATTGCGATCGTGATGGGAAGCGATTCCGATATGCCGGTCATGAACGAAACGGCGAAGATCCTGCGGGATAACGGCACGGGATACGAGATGAAGATATTGTCCGCGCACCGTTCGCCGCATGATACGGCTAAGTTTGCGGCCTCAGCCAGAGCCCGGGGCTTCAAAGTCATAATAGCGGCCGCCGGCGGAGCCGCGCATCTTGCGGGAGTCATCGCCAGCCATACCACACTGCCGGTAATAGGCGTTCCGATGGAGACTAAAGAATTGAAAGGTATCGACTCATTATTTTCAACCGTCCAGATGCCGTCCGGGGTACCGGTGGCTACGGTCAGCATAGGTGTCTCCGGAGCCAGGAATGCAGGATTATTGGCGCTCCAGATACTTAGTCTTAACGACAAAAGGATCGAGAAACAGCTCGTGAAATTTAAAAAAGAACTTTGCGATAACATCAGGCAGAAAAATAAAAAATGCGTAAAGTGTAATTTGTAA
- the purD gene encoding phosphoribosylamine--glycine ligase, producing the protein MRILVVGSGGREHALCWKIAQSTKCSKIYCAPGNGGIANVAELVNIEADDVDSLLKFAKSNRIDFTVVGPEAALVKGIVDRFQKEGLRIFGPTKDCAAIEGSKIFAKRLMQRALVPTAAFEVFSDFDAAVKYASGRKLPLVVKADGLCAGKGVVICKTIGDVKTALKTMMVDRVFGASGDKIIIEDCLFGEEASIIVLSDGKNIVPLASSQDHKRIFDGDMGANTGGMGAYSPAPVVTESLFKEIIDKMLRPIIDTLAKEGTPYRGVLYAGIMITKDGPFVLEFNARFGDPETQAIMPRLKSDLVEAMERSAAGNLANLSLVWDPRPCVSVVAASGGYPNKFDKGMEIKGLDEAAAMKDVIIFHAGTKLGRRATDAQGLLITSGGRVLNITALGDNMQEAMDNCYNAVRAVHFDKMHYRRDIGARAIKRK; encoded by the coding sequence ATGCGGATACTTGTAGTCGGTTCCGGCGGGCGGGAACATGCGCTATGCTGGAAGATAGCCCAGAGTACTAAATGCTCGAAGATCTATTGCGCTCCCGGTAACGGTGGTATTGCTAATGTGGCGGAGCTCGTCAATATAGAAGCGGATGATGTTGACTCCCTCCTGAAATTTGCCAAATCCAACAGAATAGACTTTACCGTGGTCGGCCCGGAAGCGGCGCTGGTAAAAGGTATCGTCGATAGATTTCAGAAGGAAGGTTTAAGGATATTCGGCCCGACGAAAGATTGCGCCGCGATAGAGGGCAGTAAGATATTCGCGAAACGCCTTATGCAGCGCGCGCTTGTTCCTACGGCCGCTTTCGAGGTATTCAGCGATTTTGACGCCGCTGTTAAATATGCCTCGGGCAGGAAACTGCCGCTCGTCGTAAAGGCGGATGGTTTATGCGCCGGCAAAGGCGTGGTGATATGCAAGACTATCGGTGACGTGAAGACGGCCTTAAAGACGATGATGGTCGATAGGGTATTCGGCGCTTCGGGCGATAAAATTATAATAGAAGATTGCCTTTTTGGTGAAGAGGCCTCAATAATAGTCCTTTCCGACGGTAAAAATATAGTGCCGCTTGCCTCAAGCCAGGATCATAAAAGAATATTCGATGGCGACATGGGAGCCAATACGGGCGGTATGGGCGCGTATTCTCCCGCACCTGTTGTTACCGAATCTCTTTTTAAAGAGATAATCGATAAGATGCTCCGGCCGATCATAGATACGCTGGCGAAGGAGGGCACACCTTATAGAGGTGTACTTTACGCCGGCATAATGATAACTAAGGATGGCCCGTTTGTCCTGGAATTCAACGCCCGTTTTGGCGATCCCGAAACGCAGGCTATAATGCCGCGGCTTAAGAGCGATCTGGTCGAGGCGATGGAGCGTTCGGCCGCGGGAAATCTCGCGAACCTTTCTCTCGTCTGGGATCCCAGGCCTTGTGTATCGGTCGTGGCGGCCTCCGGCGGATATCCTAATAAGTTCGATAAGGGTATGGAGATAAAAGGCCTCGATGAAGCGGCGGCGATGAAAGATGTCATAATATTCCATGCGGGCACAAAACTTGGCAGACGCGCTACGGACGCGCAGGGATTACTTATTACATCCGGTGGCAGGGTTTTAAATATTACCGCTCTCGGAGACAATATGCAGGAAGCGATGGACAATTGTTATAATGCGGTCAGGGCGGTGCATTTTGATAAGATGCACTACAGAAGAGATATAGGAGCGCGGGCGATCAAAAGGAAATAA
- the purM gene encoding phosphoribosylformylglycinamidine cyclo-ligase: MKRLTYKSSGVDIDKANELVKSYKRFAASTKIKGVMSEVGSFGALFRPDFRRFADPILVSSTDGVGTKLKIAFLADKHDTIGIDLVAMSANDILCSGAEGLFFLDYVSTGKIRSSVLRDVVKGIADGCREAGYALVGGETAEMPGIYAPGEYDLAGFGVGIVDRKDVIDGHATKIGDVVIGLESTGPHSNGYSLIRKAFGAKELKRYSKELLAPTRLYSKSVLELKKKIDIKGIANITGGAFYDKIPRIIPSGMAIKIYKDSWRVPEIFLKIKKAGRVDDKEMYRALNMGIGMVVVVSPADADKSIAVLKASGVSAHLIGSVIKGKKEVIIREGCSCGYL, from the coding sequence ATGAAGCGATTAACTTATAAATCCTCCGGAGTCGATATCGATAAGGCGAACGAGCTTGTGAAGTCGTACAAGCGCTTTGCCGCTTCGACTAAGATAAAGGGTGTCATGAGCGAGGTCGGTTCTTTCGGCGCGCTCTTCAGGCCCGACTTCCGCAGGTTCGCGGATCCGATACTCGTATCCTCTACCGATGGGGTCGGCACAAAACTCAAGATAGCATTCTTAGCCGATAAACACGACACGATCGGCATAGACTTAGTCGCGATGAGCGCCAACGACATACTCTGTTCGGGCGCGGAGGGACTCTTCTTTCTCGACTATGTCTCGACGGGGAAGATACGTTCGTCCGTTTTGCGTGATGTCGTGAAAGGCATCGCCGACGGTTGCCGCGAAGCCGGATACGCGCTGGTAGGAGGAGAGACGGCGGAGATGCCGGGGATCTACGCGCCGGGTGAGTACGACCTTGCGGGGTTTGGCGTCGGTATCGTAGATAGAAAAGATGTTATCGACGGACATGCTACGAAGATAGGCGATGTGGTAATAGGCCTGGAATCGACCGGACCGCATTCGAACGGTTATTCGCTCATCAGGAAGGCGTTTGGCGCTAAAGAGTTGAAGAGATATTCGAAAGAGCTTCTGGCGCCGACGCGGCTTTATAGTAAGAGCGTCCTTGAGCTTAAAAAGAAGATAGATATTAAAGGTATTGCCAATATAACCGGCGGCGCTTTCTACGATAAGATACCGCGGATAATACCGTCCGGCATGGCCATCAAGATATATAAAGATTCGTGGCGGGTGCCGGAGATATTTTTAAAGATAAAGAAGGCCGGGAGAGTCGACGATAAAGAAATGTACAGGGCGCTCAATATGGGCATAGGCATGGTGGTTGTAGTGTCGCCGGCCGATGCCGATAAATCGATCGCGGTGTTAAAGGCCTCCGGCGTCAGCGCGCACCTTATAGGCAGTGTCATAAAAGGTAAGAAGGAAGTTATCATCCGGGAAGGATGTTCATGCGGATACTTGTAG
- a CDS encoding phosphoribosylaminoimidazolesuccinocarboxamide synthase has product MNKLKQIYEGKAKILFETEDPDLLIQEFKDDATAFDATKRGTIVNKGIINNKLSEKIFTLLSKKGIPTHFVKRLNDRDMLVKRVQIVPVEVTVRNIVAGGMAKLLGLEEGIVLKEAVLEYHYKEDKLHDPLINEYHIRALDIATDKELDTIKKYSFMVNEALKTFFNSKALTLVDFKLEFGRYKNKIILADEVSPDTCRLWDKETNEKLDKDRFRRDLGGVEEAYQEVLRRVLE; this is encoded by the coding sequence ATGAATAAATTGAAACAGATATATGAAGGCAAAGCCAAGATATTGTTCGAGACCGAAGACCCGGATTTACTAATACAGGAGTTTAAGGACGACGCTACGGCTTTCGACGCGACGAAGCGGGGCACGATAGTTAACAAAGGCATTATAAATAATAAGTTATCCGAAAAAATATTTACACTCCTGTCGAAGAAGGGGATACCTACGCATTTCGTGAAACGCTTAAACGACAGGGATATGCTTGTCAAGAGAGTGCAGATAGTGCCCGTCGAGGTTACGGTGCGTAATATCGTAGCCGGCGGCATGGCGAAGCTCCTCGGCCTCGAGGAGGGGATAGTTTTAAAAGAGGCGGTTCTCGAATATCATTACAAGGAAGACAAGCTCCACGATCCGCTTATCAACGAATATCATATCAGGGCCCTCGATATCGCTACCGATAAAGAGCTTGATACGATAAAGAAATACTCATTTATGGTTAATGAGGCGCTCAAGACATTCTTTAATTCCAAGGCTCTTACGCTGGTCGATTTCAAGCTTGAGTTCGGCCGTTACAAGAACAAGATAATTTTAGCCGACGAAGTTTCTCCGGATACTTGCCGGCTCTGGGATAAAGAGACCAACGAGAAGCTCGATAAAGACCGTTTCCGCCGCGATCTGGGCGGTGTCGAAGAAGCATACCAGGAGGTCCTGCGCCGGGTGCTGGAGTAA
- the purB gene encoding adenylosuccinate lyase: MIPRYSLPRMSAIWSDENRFKAMLDVELFACEALARLGKIPKQSLFQIQKKARFSVERIREIELETNHDVIAFLKNISEHIGEDAKYVHMGLTSSDVLDTALSVQMRDACDILIEDAQKLLKIMARKACQHKKTLMAGRTHSVHAEPTTFGLKLALYYDETRRSLERLERARQTISVGKISGAVGTYANIDPFVEEYTCKKLGLKPARSSNQILQRDRHAEFLSAIAIMGTSLEKFATEFRNLQHTEIGEVEEYFSKTQKGSSAMPHKKNPITCERIAGLARILRANALVSMENMVLWHERDISHSSAERVILPDSTIALDYMLNKFMDIIAHLVVHQDRMLENLNMSKGIVFSGRLLVNMIDKGLTRNEAYDKIQAAAFNAKEAGIEFKAAVLSDDGIRSVLNEEEIEEIFDIKYYMKNVDRIFRKVGI, encoded by the coding sequence ATGATACCCAGATACTCACTGCCCAGGATGTCGGCGATATGGAGCGACGAGAACCGCTTCAAAGCTATGCTCGATGTCGAGCTATTTGCCTGCGAGGCTCTCGCAAGGCTCGGGAAGATACCCAAGCAATCCTTATTCCAGATACAGAAGAAGGCTCGTTTTAGCGTCGAGCGGATACGCGAGATCGAACTGGAGACGAACCACGACGTCATCGCTTTCTTAAAGAACATCTCCGAGCACATCGGTGAAGACGCGAAATATGTACACATGGGGCTTACCTCGAGCGATGTGCTCGACACCGCGCTTTCAGTCCAGATGCGCGATGCCTGTGATATTCTGATCGAAGACGCGCAAAAACTTCTAAAGATAATGGCTCGCAAGGCGTGTCAACACAAGAAGACGCTTATGGCCGGCAGGACGCATTCTGTCCACGCGGAACCTACGACATTCGGGCTGAAGTTGGCGTTATATTACGATGAGACGCGGCGTTCGCTTGAACGCCTGGAACGCGCCCGCCAGACGATATCCGTCGGGAAGATATCGGGCGCCGTCGGTACATACGCGAATATCGACCCGTTTGTGGAGGAGTATACCTGCAAAAAACTCGGCCTCAAACCCGCGCGCTCATCGAACCAGATACTTCAGCGTGACCGCCACGCGGAGTTTTTGAGTGCCATAGCTATCATGGGAACGTCCCTCGAGAAATTCGCGACGGAATTCAGGAACCTCCAGCATACGGAGATAGGCGAGGTCGAAGAGTATTTCTCGAAGACGCAAAAGGGGTCGAGCGCCATGCCGCACAAGAAGAACCCTATCACATGCGAGAGGATCGCAGGCCTTGCCAGGATACTCCGCGCGAACGCGCTCGTCTCAATGGAGAATATGGTACTATGGCACGAGCGCGACATATCGCACTCGTCGGCGGAGCGTGTTATCCTCCCGGATTCGACGATCGCGCTCGATTATATGCTGAACAAATTCATGGATATTATAGCCCATTTAGTAGTCCACCAGGACAGGATGCTCGAGAACCTGAATATGTCCAAGGGGATCGTGTTTTCAGGACGCCTTCTGGTTAACATGATAGATAAAGGGCTTACTCGCAATGAGGCGTATGACAAAATACAGGCGGCGGCTTTTAACGCCAAAGAAGCGGGGATCGAATTCAAGGCCGCGGTGTTATCGGACGACGGTATCCGCTCGGTCTTGAATGAAGAGGAGATAGAGGAGATATTCGACATCAAATATTACATGAAGAATGTCGACAGGATATTCAGAAAAGTAGGGATTTAG
- a CDS encoding acyl-CoA dehydratase activase: MKFFLGVDIGSVSVKMAVLDEEKNLRSSVYLDTAGMPIKALKQALHRIREEAHKQDFRIDGVGVTGSGRKIAALLMGADIIKNEVTAQTVSALHYDSGVASIIEIGGQDSKAIALKNGVPVWYNLNTLCAAGTGSFLTSQAHRLKIPIEEFGNYASRSTLKVNIAAKCAVFSESDMIHKAAMGCKAEDIVNGLCEGLVRNFINSVAKNRPILTPVVFVGGVASNQGVVAAFERELGLKMTVPKEHKITGAIGAALLAIKEGIGQTKFKGFDVLEDDIGTEFFICDDCPNRCDITRILVNNSTAGHLGSRCGKHKE; encoded by the coding sequence GTGAAATTTTTCCTCGGAGTTGACATAGGTTCGGTCTCTGTCAAGATGGCGGTGCTGGACGAAGAAAAGAATTTGCGCTCCAGTGTTTACCTGGATACCGCGGGAATGCCGATCAAGGCGCTTAAGCAGGCGCTACATCGGATAAGAGAGGAAGCGCACAAACAGGATTTTCGGATAGATGGTGTAGGCGTTACCGGTAGCGGCAGGAAGATAGCAGCGCTTCTTATGGGCGCCGATATTATTAAAAATGAAGTGACGGCACAGACGGTGTCTGCCCTGCATTATGATTCAGGCGTTGCCTCTATCATCGAGATCGGCGGACAGGATTCCAAGGCGATAGCGCTCAAAAACGGCGTACCTGTCTGGTATAACCTGAACACACTGTGCGCCGCCGGCACCGGCTCCTTTTTAACGTCTCAGGCCCACCGGCTTAAAATACCCATAGAGGAATTTGGCAATTACGCTTCGAGATCGACGCTCAAAGTTAACATCGCGGCCAAGTGCGCGGTATTTTCGGAAAGCGATATGATACATAAAGCCGCTATGGGATGTAAGGCGGAAGATATCGTCAACGGCCTGTGCGAAGGCCTTGTGAGGAATTTTATAAATAGCGTCGCGAAGAACAGGCCTATTCTCACGCCAGTCGTATTTGTCGGTGGGGTAGCCTCCAACCAGGGTGTGGTAGCCGCTTTCGAGCGTGAACTGGGGCTAAAGATGACTGTGCCGAAAGAGCACAAGATCACCGGAGCTATAGGGGCGGCGCTTCTTGCGATAAAAGAAGGTATCGGGCAGACAAAGTTTAAAGGGTTCGATGTGCTGGAGGACGATATTGGAACGGAATTTTTTATATGCGATGATTGCCCGAACCGGTGCGATATTACCAGGATATTGGTTAATAATAGTACTGCAGGCCATCTTGGTTCAAGATGCGGTAAGCATAAAGAGTAG
- a CDS encoding acyl-CoA dehydratase activase-related protein, translated as MKPKLSFPRYGQYTVVLSWLFRELGAEVVDPPPITKRTIELGTRYSPGDICYPFKITLGTMIEAVEGGADTIVMANTYGWCILRCYAVVQARIMKDLGYDFRMCSLSVRRPLKFYRDIKRIFPDISLLKLIKTMAEFFKKVKALDAVEEKINISSDTRVGIIGEVYVCNESTLNMDIVKKLQSMGLFVDRWLCLSTNLEMLFQDMFGISGVSRYGRIAGKYFPARIGGHANENLVKMVKYAEEGYDGVVMLKPFACNPETAIEPIVECISRDYNMPVLFLSIDEATLETHWQTRIESFADMVKMRKDAR; from the coding sequence ATGAAACCAAAATTATCATTTCCTCGATACGGCCAATATACCGTAGTTTTATCCTGGCTTTTCCGGGAACTCGGCGCTGAAGTTGTCGACCCTCCGCCTATAACTAAACGTACCATCGAACTTGGTACCAGATACTCGCCCGGCGACATATGCTATCCGTTCAAGATAACTCTCGGTACTATGATCGAGGCGGTGGAGGGCGGGGCCGACACGATCGTTATGGCTAATACGTATGGTTGGTGTATTTTGCGCTGTTATGCCGTTGTGCAGGCTCGGATAATGAAGGATCTCGGTTATGATTTCAGGATGTGTTCTTTGAGCGTGCGCCGGCCGCTCAAATTTTACCGCGACATAAAACGGATATTCCCGGATATATCATTGCTGAAGCTGATAAAGACAATGGCGGAGTTCTTTAAAAAAGTAAAGGCGCTCGACGCTGTCGAAGAAAAAATAAATATTTCTTCAGATACCAGGGTAGGCATAATAGGCGAAGTATATGTCTGCAATGAAAGTACGCTCAATATGGATATAGTCAAAAAGCTGCAAAGTATGGGCCTGTTTGTGGATAGGTGGCTGTGTCTTTCTACGAATCTAGAAATGCTTTTCCAGGACATGTTCGGTATAAGCGGTGTAAGCAGATATGGCAGGATAGCCGGCAAATATTTTCCTGCGAGGATTGGCGGCCATGCCAACGAGAACCTGGTAAAAATGGTTAAGTATGCGGAGGAAGGCTACGACGGCGTTGTGATGCTTAAGCCTTTTGCGTGCAATCCGGAAACGGCCATTGAGCCTATAGTGGAGTGTATAAGCCGTGACTATAATATGCCGGTATTGTTTCTGAGTATAGATGAGGCGACACTGGAAACACACTGGCAGACCAGGATAGAGTCGTTTGCGGATATGGTGAAGATGAGAAAGGACGCTCGGTGA
- a CDS encoding prepilin-type N-terminal cleavage/methylation domain-containing protein, which translates to MINEKGFTMIELLIVIIIICILSAIALPMMSGNIKKAKQSEAIVTLGTIRTAEQLYYIEYGSYVSVNKNQWAAGPLSVYMKDIYMNGRYTESLEYSVSATTTTFIGTFNSTAQTTGKGCLATTKYFENIGIITMDQNGSIGY; encoded by the coding sequence ATGATAAATGAAAAAGGTTTCACAATGATAGAACTATTAATAGTAATTATTATTATTTGTATATTATCGGCAATAGCGCTTCCTATGATGTCGGGGAATATAAAGAAAGCGAAACAGTCAGAAGCAATAGTTACACTTGGTACTATCAGGACGGCGGAACAGTTGTATTACATCGAGTATGGTAGTTATGTAAGCGTAAATAAAAATCAATGGGCCGCCGGGCCTTTAAGTGTTTATATGAAAGATATATATATGAATGGCCGATATACCGAATCCCTCGAGTATAGTGTTTCCGCTACGACCACCACATTTATCGGTACATTTAATTCTACCGCGCAAACTACAGGTAAAGGGTGCCTGGCAACAACAAAATATTTTGAAAATATAGGTATTATTACTATGGATCAAAATGGTTCGATTGGGTACTAA
- a CDS encoding saccharopine dehydrogenase C-terminal domain-containing protein has product MKRTTKKIGEKNDMIEFKNKVLIIGYGSVCKCVLPILFKHVRIPYKNVTIIDFEDKREELREWIRKGITYRREKITPSNITHVLAKYVSSGGLIIDLAWNISCIDILTWCHNNHVLYINTSVEEWDPYTNIEAKPPLEKSLYYRHMELRQVTSSWENSAITAIVDHGANPGLISHFTKKGLIDIAGKLIRDKAVTKKDAKELEGLMREKDFANLSMKLEVKTIHCSERDTQVTNRPKEVGEFVGTWSIEGLREEGISPAEMGWGTHEKMLPPFANAASYGPGNQIFISQMGMNTWVRSWVPGYEIIGMVIRHGEAFSISEKLTVWKNGKPIYRPTVHYAYMPCNETLTSLYELRCRNYDLQPKLRIMSDEITGGEDILGALIMGHKYNSWWTGSVLSVDESRKLVPHQNATTMQVAIGVVSATTWMIENPHKGVCVPDDLPHDYILDIAKPYLGKLVSQPYNWTPLTNYRAFFKENPNSSLDTKNLWCFKNFMFRD; this is encoded by the coding sequence ATGAAACGCACTACGAAAAAAATAGGAGAAAAAAACGACATGATAGAGTTCAAAAATAAAGTTCTTATTATAGGTTACGGTTCGGTATGTAAATGCGTGCTACCCATATTATTTAAACACGTCCGCATCCCTTATAAAAATGTAACGATAATCGATTTTGAAGATAAGCGCGAAGAACTGCGTGAATGGATCAGGAAAGGCATTACGTACCGCCGCGAAAAGATAACGCCCTCGAACATAACTCACGTCCTGGCTAAATATGTTTCGTCGGGCGGGCTTATAATAGACCTGGCGTGGAACATCTCCTGTATCGACATACTTACCTGGTGCCACAATAACCATGTACTTTATATCAACACCTCCGTCGAAGAATGGGACCCGTATACAAACATAGAAGCAAAGCCACCCCTCGAAAAATCGCTTTATTACAGGCATATGGAACTGCGCCAGGTAACGAGCAGTTGGGAAAACTCGGCGATTACCGCTATAGTCGATCATGGGGCGAACCCCGGACTCATCTCGCATTTTACGAAGAAAGGCCTTATAGATATAGCGGGTAAACTAATACGCGATAAAGCGGTTACCAAAAAAGACGCTAAAGAACTCGAAGGCCTTATGCGCGAAAAAGATTTCGCCAATCTTTCAATGAAACTCGAAGTTAAAACTATCCATTGCTCCGAACGCGACACTCAGGTCACAAACAGGCCGAAGGAAGTCGGCGAGTTCGTCGGAACCTGGTCGATCGAAGGCTTGAGGGAGGAAGGCATATCACCGGCTGAGATGGGATGGGGCACTCACGAAAAGATGCTTCCACCATTCGCCAACGCGGCAAGTTACGGCCCCGGCAACCAGATATTTATTTCACAGATGGGTATGAACACATGGGTCCGCTCCTGGGTTCCTGGTTATGAAATTATTGGCATGGTCATAAGGCATGGTGAAGCGTTCTCGATATCGGAGAAGCTTACCGTCTGGAAAAACGGAAAGCCCATATACAGGCCGACAGTCCATTACGCCTACATGCCATGCAATGAAACACTAACTTCACTCTACGAACTTCGCTGTAGAAACTACGACCTCCAGCCAAAGCTCCGCATAATGTCGGACGAGATAACCGGCGGTGAAGACATCCTCGGCGCGCTCATAATGGGACACAAGTATAATTCGTGGTGGACCGGGAGCGTTCTCAGCGTAGATGAATCAAGAAAACTCGTCCCCCACCAGAACGCGACAACGATGCAGGTCGCTATTGGCGTCGTCTCCGCTACAACGTGGATGATAGAAAATCCGCACAAGGGCGTCTGCGTGCCCGACGACCTGCCTCATGATTACATACTGGATATAGCAAAACCGTATCTTGGGAAGCTGGTGTCGCAACCTTACAACTGGACGCCGCTCACCAATTACAGGGCATTCTTTAAGGAGAATCCAAACTCCTCGCTCGATACGAAAAACCTCTGGTGCTTCAAGAACTTCATGTTCAGGGATTAA